A single region of the Fibrobacterota bacterium genome encodes:
- a CDS encoding methyltransferase domain-containing protein, with the protein MRKRRQRRDGPSSDPRGGDSSGREGRSQGRDDRPQSQDGRSHSQEPRAQGRDGKPDRGRGRWRDLGRGRQGGDRHRGPRDGNRSDRGPRENGRRDRDQAPRPLDDFWSRLIRDEGSHEFLEKTPCPACGNLPARIHGRLGPTLLRQCKHCGLRYVSPRLATSLREEIMRREPTPISSERNLQLRHRAAERMERMHREMPPLRGMGQRSASLLEIGCRWGHFLQLCRPHYAAVEGLEWSKERAAFARERFDLQVSATDIFRDPWEGRYDIACAWDVIQREPHPLEFLRWVHAHLNPGGLVALSTANYDSLVRRIARKRWYGFEPARQLCYFTPPQLKALLEKAGFTEVKIRTSGLAPLRDWFLPRNRVDRGQDARSQWLESLREREARAKSRKEKLIGVSRESKWSKFKTKVAETISGILTAPGWGDQMRVYARKP; encoded by the coding sequence GTGCGCAAACGACGCCAACGGAGGGACGGTCCCTCATCGGATCCCCGGGGCGGCGATAGCAGCGGCCGGGAGGGCCGCTCCCAGGGCCGGGACGACCGTCCCCAAAGCCAAGACGGGCGCTCGCATAGCCAAGAACCGCGCGCGCAAGGCCGGGACGGAAAGCCCGATAGGGGCCGCGGGCGTTGGCGCGATCTGGGCCGCGGCCGTCAGGGCGGGGATCGGCATCGCGGTCCACGCGACGGCAACCGATCGGACCGGGGCCCGCGCGAGAACGGCCGGCGCGATCGAGATCAGGCACCGCGCCCCCTGGACGATTTCTGGAGCCGGCTGATCCGCGACGAAGGCAGCCACGAATTCCTGGAAAAGACCCCTTGCCCCGCTTGCGGCAACCTGCCGGCCCGCATTCATGGCCGGCTCGGCCCTACCCTCTTGCGCCAGTGCAAGCATTGCGGCTTGCGCTACGTCTCGCCCCGCCTGGCCACCTCGCTCCGCGAAGAGATCATGCGGCGCGAACCCACTCCCATCTCCTCGGAACGCAATCTGCAATTGCGCCACCGGGCCGCCGAGCGCATGGAACGCATGCACCGGGAGATGCCCCCCTTGCGCGGCATGGGCCAACGCTCGGCCTCGCTGCTGGAGATCGGTTGCCGCTGGGGGCACTTCCTGCAACTCTGCCGCCCGCACTACGCCGCGGTGGAAGGGCTGGAGTGGTCCAAGGAACGGGCCGCCTTCGCCCGCGAACGCTTCGACCTGCAAGTCTCGGCCACCGATATCTTCCGCGATCCCTGGGAGGGCCGCTACGATATCGCCTGCGCCTGGGACGTGATCCAACGCGAACCCCACCCCCTCGAGTTCCTGCGCTGGGTCCATGCCCACCTGAATCCCGGCGGCCTGGTGGCCCTCTCCACCGCCAACTACGACAGCCTGGTGCGTCGCATCGCCCGCAAGCGTTGGTACGGCTTCGAACCGGCGCGCCAACTCTGCTACTTCACCCCTCCCCAGCTCAAGGCCTTATTGGAAAAGGCCGGCTTTACCGAAGTGAAAATCCGCACTTCGGGATTGGCCCCTCTGCGCGATTGGTTCCTGCCCCGCAACCGGGTGGACCGCGGCCAGGACGCCCGCTCCCAATGGCTGGAAAGCTTGCGCGAGCGGGAAGCCAGGGCCAAGTCGCGCAAGGAGAAACTGATCGGCGTCTCCCGCGAGTCGAAGTGGTCGAAGTTCAAGACCAAGGTGGCGGAGACGATTTCGGGCATCCTGACCGCGCCGGGATGGGGCGATCAGATGCGGGTTTACGCGCGCAAGCCGTAG
- a CDS encoding dihydroorotase, whose product MDAPLLIKNALAVLPGGMAPADVLVVNGVIKQVGASLSAPGAEVIDATGLTLIPGAIDPQVHFRDPGMEWKEDLASGSRAAAAGGVTGFLEMPNTQPPTTTTALMAAKKEIAARKSLVNYNFFIGATPAALPDLDTTPNVCGIKIFMGASTGTLLVDKMEDLDRIFARGRRLIAVHAEDEALIRENKARYGAATKPEDHGLIRSPEVALRATQNAVGLCRKYNRRLHILHLTTQEEAEFLAKEKAGLPLSSEVCPQHFLLPAPDCYRTLGTYAQMNPPLRERRHGEALWHALKTGVIDCIATDHAPHTREEKDKGFPHAPSGMPGVETSLPLMLNRVNQGLCTLTEVVAWMCANPARLYGLKGKGRIEAGYDADLVLIDMAREKMIENGKLQTKVNWSPYDGWKVKGWPVITIVNGHVVFREGQFYEDRMGREMLIDAPWEHGRAFP is encoded by the coding sequence ATGGACGCTCCCCTGCTGATCAAGAACGCCCTCGCCGTGCTGCCGGGCGGAATGGCGCCGGCCGATGTGCTTGTCGTGAATGGCGTTATCAAACAAGTGGGGGCATCGCTTTCCGCGCCGGGCGCCGAAGTGATCGATGCGACGGGGTTGACCCTCATTCCGGGGGCCATCGACCCCCAGGTGCATTTCCGCGATCCGGGAATGGAGTGGAAGGAAGATCTGGCCTCCGGTTCCCGCGCCGCCGCCGCGGGCGGGGTCACCGGTTTCCTGGAGATGCCGAATACCCAGCCGCCCACGACCACCACCGCCCTCATGGCGGCGAAAAAGGAGATCGCGGCCCGCAAGAGCCTGGTCAATTACAACTTCTTCATCGGGGCCACGCCCGCAGCCCTTCCCGATCTCGACACCACCCCCAACGTGTGCGGGATCAAGATCTTCATGGGCGCCTCCACGGGAACGCTTCTGGTCGATAAGATGGAGGATTTGGATCGCATCTTCGCGCGCGGGCGCCGGCTCATCGCCGTACATGCCGAGGACGAAGCGCTCATCCGCGAGAACAAGGCCCGCTACGGAGCCGCGACCAAGCCCGAGGATCATGGCCTCATCCGTAGCCCGGAGGTGGCGCTGCGGGCCACGCAGAATGCAGTGGGGCTTTGCCGTAAATACAACCGCCGCCTGCATATCCTGCATCTGACCACGCAGGAGGAGGCGGAGTTCCTGGCGAAGGAGAAGGCGGGCCTGCCGCTTTCGTCGGAGGTCTGCCCGCAGCATTTCCTGCTGCCCGCGCCCGATTGCTACCGGACCCTGGGCACCTACGCGCAGATGAATCCCCCCTTGCGCGAACGGCGTCATGGCGAAGCCCTGTGGCACGCCCTCAAAACCGGCGTCATCGATTGCATCGCGACCGATCACGCCCCGCATACCCGCGAAGAGAAGGATAAGGGCTTCCCCCACGCGCCTTCGGGCATGCCCGGCGTGGAGACTTCGCTGCCGCTGATGCTGAACCGGGTGAACCAAGGTTTGTGCACCTTGACCGAGGTCGTGGCCTGGATGTGCGCGAATCCCGCGCGGCTCTACGGCCTCAAGGGCAAGGGCCGCATCGAGGCCGGCTACGATGCCGATCTGGTGCTGATCGATATGGCGCGCGAGAAGATGATCGAGAACGGCAAGCTCCAGACCAAGGTCAACTGGAGCCCGTACGATGGCTGGAAGGTGAAGGGATGGCCCGTCATCACCATCGTGAACGGCCACGTGGTTTTCCGCGAGGGGCAGTTCTACGAGGATCGCATGGGCCGGGAGATGCTGATCGACGCGCCTTGGGAGCACGGCCGGGCATTCCCTTGA
- a CDS encoding trypsin-like peptidase domain-containing protein gives MLDNAATLAPVPDLELFDAYSRAVIGAVEKAGPSVVSISAFHKKPARPAGPESKRGGGPESEQGQSPGGAPGRSAPSDPGRSLPAPRADAEEAPDPEHAGSGSGFVFTPDGFILTNSHVVHGAARLEVGLPDGMRHEASLIGDDPDTDLAVIRITAPTLKAVELGDSQDVRVGQLLIAIGNPFGFQATVTAGVASALGRSMRSTTGRLIENVIQTDASLNPGNSGGPLVDARGRVVGVNTAIIRPAQGICFAIAVNTAKRVAAQLMQKGHIVRGFLGLGGQDIPLPRRVVRFHGLEREEGILVIGVEADSPAQRAGLKDGDVIVAIGGEPVRGLDDLHRLLTEECIGVETSLAVIRGFTEKLHLKVKPSMRKAA, from the coding sequence ATGCTTGACAATGCCGCCACCTTGGCCCCGGTCCCCGATCTCGAGCTGTTCGACGCTTATTCGCGCGCCGTGATAGGCGCAGTCGAAAAGGCCGGCCCCTCGGTGGTTTCCATTTCGGCCTTCCATAAGAAGCCGGCCCGCCCCGCCGGCCCGGAATCGAAGCGGGGTGGGGGTCCCGAGTCCGAACAGGGCCAAAGTCCCGGAGGCGCTCCCGGACGCTCCGCGCCTAGCGATCCCGGCCGCTCCCTGCCCGCGCCCCGCGCCGATGCGGAAGAAGCGCCGGACCCCGAACATGCCGGCAGCGGTTCCGGATTCGTCTTCACGCCCGACGGTTTCATCCTGACCAATAGCCACGTGGTCCATGGAGCGGCGCGCCTGGAAGTGGGCCTGCCAGACGGGATGCGCCATGAAGCCAGCCTTATCGGGGACGATCCGGATACCGATCTCGCCGTCATCCGCATCACGGCCCCGACCTTGAAGGCCGTCGAGCTGGGGGATTCGCAGGACGTGCGCGTTGGCCAATTGCTGATCGCTATCGGGAATCCCTTCGGGTTCCAGGCCACGGTGACCGCCGGCGTCGCCAGCGCCTTGGGCCGTTCCATGCGTTCCACCACGGGGCGCCTGATCGAGAACGTCATCCAGACGGATGCCTCGCTGAATCCCGGCAATTCGGGCGGGCCGCTAGTGGACGCGCGCGGGCGCGTGGTAGGCGTGAACACCGCCATCATCCGGCCGGCGCAGGGCATCTGCTTCGCCATCGCCGTGAATACCGCCAAGCGGGTGGCCGCGCAGTTGATGCAGAAGGGCCATATAGTCCGGGGTTTCCTCGGGCTGGGAGGACAGGATATTCCGCTGCCGCGCCGGGTGGTGCGCTTCCACGGACTGGAGCGGGAGGAAGGCATCCTGGTGATCGGCGTGGAGGCGGATAGCCCAGCCCAACGGGCGGGCCTTAAGGATGGCGACGTGATCGTGGCCATCGGGGGCGAGCCGGTGCGGGGCCTGGACGATTTGCATCGCCTGCTCACCGAGGAATGCATCGGGGTGGAAACCTCCCTTGCGGTGATCCGGGGCTTTACCGAAAAGTTGCATCTCAAGGTGAAGCCCAGCATGCGTAAAGCGGCCTGA
- a CDS encoding metalloregulator ArsR/SmtB family transcription factor, translating to MGDILHIEELTEVFRLLSDETRLRILSALREAELAVGELQKILGLGQSTLSTQLGLLKEQDLVASRKEGQKVLYRIPRNGHVDAKLGIVENALQSAPAAKWYARDIRALKKALEERSERSREFFNSQAVQNMPSPGQTWSALCHGLIRLIRGQRILDLGCGNGRLAILLAQSGNSVIGIDSSEEQIRLARANWASASLAPGGSLEFRHAPMEATGLPDAGFDSVILSQSLHHAAKPKEALAESRRLLASDGRILILDLLAHGEEWMRTKFGDFWLGFSQADLEGWLKESGFTGLHSEITGPGKDYPEIEGLMVQATKK from the coding sequence ATGGGGGACATCCTGCATATCGAGGAATTGACGGAAGTTTTCCGTCTGCTCAGTGACGAGACGCGGCTACGCATCCTTTCCGCACTACGCGAAGCCGAACTGGCCGTGGGGGAACTGCAAAAAATCCTCGGGTTAGGCCAAAGCACCTTGAGCACCCAATTAGGACTGTTAAAAGAACAGGATCTGGTGGCCAGCCGCAAAGAGGGGCAGAAGGTCCTGTACCGCATCCCCCGCAACGGCCATGTGGACGCCAAGCTCGGCATCGTGGAGAACGCGCTGCAAAGCGCGCCGGCGGCGAAGTGGTATGCCCGCGACATCCGCGCCCTCAAGAAGGCGCTCGAGGAGCGCAGCGAGCGCTCGCGGGAATTCTTCAACAGCCAGGCCGTGCAGAACATGCCCTCGCCGGGGCAGACCTGGAGCGCCTTATGCCATGGCCTCATCCGCCTCATCCGCGGGCAGCGCATCCTGGACCTGGGCTGCGGCAACGGGCGCTTGGCCATCCTGCTTGCGCAATCCGGCAATTCCGTCATCGGTATCGATAGCAGCGAAGAGCAAATCCGGCTGGCGCGCGCCAACTGGGCTTCGGCCAGCCTCGCTCCGGGAGGATCCCTGGAATTTCGCCACGCGCCCATGGAAGCCACCGGCCTGCCGGACGCGGGCTTCGATTCCGTCATCCTATCGCAGTCCCTCCATCATGCGGCCAAGCCCAAGGAAGCCCTCGCCGAATCGCGGCGGCTGCTGGCCTCCGATGGCCGTATCCTAATCCTCGATCTCCTGGCGCACGGGGAAGAATGGATGCGCACCAAGTTCGGGGATTTCTGGTTGGGCTTCTCCCAGGCCGACCTGGAAGGCTGGCTCAAGGAAAGCGGTTTCACCGGGCTGCATTCCGAAATCACCGGACCGGGGAAGGATTACCCTGAGATCGAAGGCCTGATGGTGCAGGCCACCAAGAAATAA
- the metH gene encoding methionine synthase: MPVVKAVQERILILDGAMGSMIQTHSLSEEDFRGHQFHDHACDLKGNNDLLVLTQPEVIAGIHRAYLEAGADILETNTFNTNAISMADYKMENLVYEINKAAASLAKRECEAMTKKTPDRPRFVAGSMGPTTRTLSMSPDVNDPGFRSIQWGPLVDAYTEQIRGLVDGGSDLILIETITDTLNCKAALFALEAYFEKTGTRLPVMISMTIVDKSGRTLSGQTVEAFWYSVSHVPVFSVGINCSLGAEDMRPYIEELSRISDCLVSCHPNAGLPNAFGKYDQTADQMAPLIEDFAKSGFLNIVGGCCGTTPDHIRAIAAIVAKYPPRPVPEIEPYTRLSGLEPLVIRPESNFVNVGERTNITGSPKFSKAILGGNYEEGVAIAKQQIDGGAQIFDVNMDEGMLDSEAAMFRFLNLVAVEPDIAAKPVMVDSSKWSVIEKGLQCWQGKGIVNSISLKEGEAAFKERAKLIRRYGAAAVVMAFDEQGQADNFQRRTEICKRSYDILTKEVGFPPQDIIFDPNILTVATGLEEHNNYAVDFINACRWIKQNLPGCHVSGGVSNISFSFRGNNPVREAMHSAFLYHAIKAGLDMGIVNAGMLQVYEEIPKDLLELVEDVLLNRRPDATERLVTKADEIKAGPKGAAKLVEDEAWRKAPVEERLSHALVKGIVEFVDKDVEEARLKYATPLEVIEGPLMSGMSVVGDLFGSGQMFLPQVVKSARVMKKAVAILLPYIEAEKLKNPATAREAGKILMATVKGDVHDIGKNIVGVVLACNNYKIIDLGVMVPANKILETAKAENVDAIGLSGLITPSLDEMVHVAKEMERLGFTIPLLIGGATTSVAHTAVKIAPAYSHPVVHVLDASRSVPTAGSLLSPEQRPEFMKKITARYDGVREDHRKKISDRKSLPIAEARRRRPKIDWAGAHAKGDIVSPKFVGIRVFESYPLEDLVPYIDWTPFFQTWELVGQYPKILKDSVVGAEATKLFNDAQALLKKIVADKSLTAQGVFGLFPANSVGDDIELYADETRSRVIATVHSLRQQTDKPGGEPDMALSDFIAPKESGVADWFGAFAVTGGVGLDALVARYEKDSDDYNSIMAKSLADRLAEAFAEQLHQRVRREFWGYSKVENLSKEDLIREKYQGIRPAPGYPACPDHTEKAALFELLGTEKKTEIRLTESFAMMPAAAVSGWYFGHPQSRYFGVGKIGKDQVIDYAARKGMDLATMERWLAPNLDYEPS, encoded by the coding sequence CTGCCCGTCGTGAAGGCCGTGCAGGAGCGCATCCTCATCCTGGACGGCGCCATGGGTTCCATGATCCAGACGCACTCCTTGAGCGAAGAGGATTTCCGCGGCCACCAGTTCCACGATCATGCTTGCGACCTCAAGGGCAATAACGATTTGCTCGTGCTCACCCAGCCCGAGGTCATCGCCGGCATCCATCGGGCCTACCTGGAGGCGGGCGCCGACATCCTGGAGACCAATACCTTCAACACCAACGCCATCTCCATGGCCGATTACAAGATGGAGAACCTGGTCTACGAGATCAACAAGGCCGCGGCGTCGCTGGCCAAACGCGAATGCGAAGCCATGACGAAGAAGACCCCGGACCGGCCTCGCTTCGTGGCCGGCTCCATGGGCCCCACCACCCGCACGCTCTCGATGTCCCCGGACGTGAACGATCCCGGTTTCCGCTCCATCCAATGGGGACCGTTGGTCGACGCCTATACCGAGCAGATCCGCGGCCTGGTGGACGGCGGGTCCGATCTGATCCTCATCGAGACCATCACCGATACCTTGAATTGCAAAGCCGCCCTCTTCGCCCTGGAAGCCTATTTCGAGAAGACGGGAACGCGCTTGCCGGTGATGATCTCCATGACCATCGTGGATAAGAGCGGCCGCACCTTGTCGGGCCAGACCGTGGAAGCCTTCTGGTATTCCGTCAGCCACGTGCCGGTGTTTTCCGTCGGCATCAATTGCTCCCTCGGCGCCGAGGACATGCGCCCGTATATCGAAGAGTTGTCGCGCATCTCCGATTGCCTGGTGAGCTGCCATCCCAATGCCGGCCTCCCCAACGCCTTCGGCAAGTACGATCAGACCGCGGATCAGATGGCGCCCCTCATCGAGGACTTCGCCAAGAGCGGCTTCCTCAACATCGTGGGCGGCTGCTGCGGCACCACGCCCGACCATATCCGGGCCATCGCCGCCATCGTGGCCAAATACCCGCCGCGCCCGGTGCCCGAGATCGAACCCTACACGCGCCTGTCCGGCCTGGAGCCCCTGGTCATCCGCCCCGAGTCCAACTTCGTCAACGTGGGCGAGCGGACCAATATCACTGGTTCTCCGAAGTTCAGCAAAGCCATCCTGGGCGGGAACTACGAAGAAGGCGTCGCCATCGCCAAGCAGCAGATCGACGGCGGGGCCCAGATCTTCGACGTGAACATGGACGAAGGTATGCTCGATTCCGAAGCCGCCATGTTCCGCTTCCTGAACCTGGTGGCGGTCGAGCCCGACATCGCCGCCAAGCCGGTGATGGTCGATTCTTCCAAATGGAGCGTGATCGAAAAGGGCCTGCAATGCTGGCAGGGCAAGGGCATCGTCAATTCCATCAGCCTTAAGGAGGGCGAGGCCGCGTTCAAGGAAAGGGCCAAGCTGATCCGCCGTTATGGCGCGGCCGCCGTGGTGATGGCCTTCGATGAGCAGGGCCAGGCCGACAATTTCCAGCGCCGCACCGAGATCTGCAAGCGCAGCTACGATATCCTGACGAAGGAAGTGGGTTTCCCGCCCCAGGACATCATCTTCGATCCCAACATCCTCACCGTCGCCACCGGCCTGGAAGAGCACAATAATTACGCCGTCGATTTCATCAACGCCTGCCGTTGGATCAAGCAGAACCTGCCCGGCTGCCACGTGAGCGGCGGCGTTTCGAACATCTCCTTCTCCTTCCGAGGCAACAATCCCGTGCGCGAGGCCATGCATTCGGCCTTCTTGTACCATGCCATCAAGGCCGGCCTCGACATGGGCATCGTCAACGCCGGCATGCTCCAAGTGTACGAGGAGATCCCCAAGGACCTGCTCGAACTCGTGGAAGACGTGCTTTTGAACCGCCGCCCCGATGCCACCGAGCGGTTGGTGACCAAGGCCGATGAGATCAAGGCCGGACCCAAGGGCGCGGCCAAATTGGTTGAAGACGAAGCCTGGCGCAAGGCCCCCGTCGAAGAACGCCTGTCGCACGCCTTGGTCAAAGGCATCGTCGAATTCGTCGACAAGGACGTGGAAGAGGCCCGCCTCAAATACGCCACGCCCCTCGAAGTCATCGAAGGACCCCTGATGTCGGGCATGAGCGTGGTGGGCGATCTGTTCGGATCGGGCCAGATGTTCCTGCCCCAGGTGGTGAAGAGCGCCCGCGTGATGAAGAAGGCAGTGGCGATCCTCTTGCCTTATATCGAAGCCGAGAAGCTGAAGAACCCGGCGACCGCGCGGGAGGCGGGCAAGATCCTGATGGCCACCGTGAAGGGGGACGTGCACGATATCGGCAAGAACATCGTGGGCGTGGTACTGGCCTGCAACAACTACAAGATCATCGATCTGGGCGTGATGGTGCCGGCCAACAAGATCCTGGAGACGGCCAAGGCGGAAAACGTGGACGCCATCGGCCTATCGGGGCTCATCACCCCGTCGCTGGACGAAATGGTGCATGTGGCCAAGGAAATGGAGCGCCTGGGATTCACCATTCCGCTCCTCATCGGCGGCGCTACGACCAGCGTGGCGCATACCGCGGTCAAGATCGCTCCCGCCTACTCGCATCCCGTCGTGCACGTGCTGGACGCGTCGCGCAGCGTTCCCACCGCAGGCAGCCTGCTCAGCCCCGAGCAGCGTCCGGAATTCATGAAGAAGATCACCGCCCGCTACGACGGGGTGCGCGAAGATCATCGCAAGAAGATTTCCGATCGCAAATCGCTTCCCATCGCCGAGGCCCGCCGGCGCCGTCCCAAAATCGATTGGGCCGGGGCGCATGCCAAGGGCGATATCGTCAGCCCTAAGTTCGTCGGCATCCGCGTTTTCGAGTCGTATCCATTAGAGGATCTGGTTCCCTACATCGATTGGACGCCTTTTTTCCAGACCTGGGAATTGGTGGGCCAGTACCCGAAGATCCTGAAGGACAGCGTGGTGGGGGCCGAGGCCACCAAGCTATTCAACGATGCCCAGGCTCTGCTCAAGAAAATCGTGGCCGATAAGAGCCTTACGGCCCAAGGCGTGTTCGGGCTCTTTCCCGCCAACAGCGTGGGCGACGACATCGAGCTCTACGCCGACGAGACGCGCAGCCGCGTGATCGCCACCGTGCATTCCCTGCGCCAGCAAACCGACAAGCCCGGCGGCGAGCCCGATATGGCCTTGTCCGATTTCATCGCGCCCAAGGAGAGCGGCGTGGCCGATTGGTTCGGCGCCTTCGCGGTGACCGGCGGCGTGGGCCTCGACGCCCTGGTGGCGCGCTACGAGAAGGATTCCGACGATTACAATTCCATTATGGCCAAGTCCCTGGCCGACCGCCTGGCGGAGGCTTTCGCCGAGCAGCTGCATCAGCGCGTGCGCCGGGAGTTCTGGGGTTATTCCAAGGTGGAGAACCTCAGTAAGGAAGATCTGATCCGCGAGAAATATCAGGGAATCCGGCCGGCCCCGGGCTATCCGGCCTGTCCGGATCATACCGAAAAGGCGGCGCTTTTCGAACTTTTGGGAACGGAAAAAAAGACGGAGATCCGGCTGACGGAGAGTTTCGCCATGATGCCGGCGGCGGCGGTGAGCGGCTGGTATTTCGGGCATCCGCAATCGCGTTACTTCGGAGTAGGCAAGATCGGCAAGGACCAAGTGATCGATTACGCCGCCCGCAAAGGCATGGATCTGGCCACCATGGAACGCTGGCTCGCGCCCAATCTGGACTACGAACCTTCCTGA
- a CDS encoding DUF692 domain-containing protein, which yields MNPRLPHLGFGLGLRIPHYAAIFAERPPVDFFEIISENFMIAGGVPSYNLDRILETYPVVLHGVCMSLGSPGPLDFDYLKKLKALAQRTRTPWFSDHLCWTRTGAHHFHDLLPLPYTDEALNHVAEKARIAQDYLEIPFGIENLSAVAEWSAGTMPEWEFYRAVVEKADCKMMLDANNIYVSSRNHHFDPMEYVRGLDLSRVCQIHIAGHNDKGSYVLDTHDHPVREEVWDIYRAVYQGCGGASTLLEWDDNFLPFAETHAEALKAKRLVSDMRLFPSGGGVNVSARTGSAPA from the coding sequence ATGAATCCGCGACTTCCCCACCTCGGCTTCGGCCTCGGCCTGCGCATCCCCCATTACGCCGCCATCTTCGCCGAACGCCCGCCCGTGGATTTCTTCGAGATCATCTCGGAGAACTTCATGATCGCCGGCGGCGTCCCCAGCTACAATCTCGACCGCATCCTGGAAACCTATCCCGTGGTGCTGCACGGAGTATGCATGTCCCTGGGTTCGCCGGGCCCTCTCGATTTCGATTATCTGAAGAAGCTGAAGGCCTTGGCCCAGCGGACGCGCACGCCCTGGTTCAGCGATCATCTTTGCTGGACGCGGACCGGCGCGCATCATTTCCACGATCTCCTGCCCCTGCCTTACACGGATGAGGCGCTCAACCACGTGGCCGAAAAGGCGCGCATCGCCCAGGACTACCTGGAGATCCCGTTCGGCATCGAGAATCTATCCGCCGTGGCCGAATGGTCCGCGGGAACCATGCCCGAATGGGAGTTCTACCGCGCCGTGGTCGAGAAGGCCGATTGCAAGATGATGCTGGACGCGAATAACATCTACGTCTCTTCGCGCAACCATCATTTCGATCCCATGGAATACGTGCGGGGCCTGGACCTGTCCCGCGTCTGCCAGATCCATATCGCCGGGCATAACGACAAGGGTTCGTACGTGCTGGATACCCACGATCATCCCGTGCGGGAAGAGGTGTGGGACATTTATCGGGCCGTGTACCAAGGCTGCGGAGGCGCATCCACCCTGTTGGAGTGGGACGACAACTTCCTCCCTTTCGCAGAAACCCATGCCGAGGCGCTAAAAGCGAAGAGGTTGGTGAGTGATATGCGCCTCTTTCCCTCGGGGGGCGGGGTCAACGTGTCGGCGCGAACCGGTAGTGCACCTGCTTAG
- a CDS encoding class I mannose-6-phosphate isomerase, with protein MVQPAVVREPLKFRPILQSKLWGGDGLYRVLGKGSAEVADVGESWELSDRDDNASVIAAGTFAGANLREIFSVHARDILGSQYSPSLSRFPLLYKFIYARENLSVQVHPGKGSPLGDAKTETWYILEAPAGAELILGIAGDGDRSRTLAALRSSTCREVLNRVPVHAGDLFFIPAGTVHAITAGLLLYEVQQNSDTTFRLYDWDRVDAAGKPRALHIAEAEQVIDLRRHSKHRIPPLRVKRATHEEEYRVACEYFAMARWSRLQGAAALENRGRFRVLTCVAGAFELGWDGGALAIGKGDTVLVPAACERPRLRETQSGAEMLVSWLPIVGEEIYAPLRAAGYSDQEIRDLGGLEGLA; from the coding sequence ATGGTCCAGCCCGCCGTCGTACGCGAACCCCTCAAGTTCCGGCCCATCCTCCAGTCCAAGCTCTGGGGCGGCGATGGATTGTACCGGGTGCTGGGCAAAGGCTCGGCCGAAGTCGCCGACGTGGGCGAATCCTGGGAGCTTTCCGATCGCGACGACAATGCCAGCGTGATCGCCGCGGGGACCTTCGCGGGCGCCAACTTGCGCGAGATTTTTTCCGTACACGCGCGGGATATCCTGGGAAGCCAGTACTCCCCTTCCCTGTCCCGCTTCCCGCTGCTTTACAAATTCATTTACGCCCGGGAAAACCTCTCCGTGCAAGTCCACCCCGGGAAGGGTTCGCCCTTGGGCGACGCCAAGACGGAAACCTGGTACATCCTGGAGGCGCCCGCGGGCGCCGAGCTGATTCTGGGCATCGCCGGCGACGGCGATCGCAGCCGCACCTTGGCGGCCCTGCGCAGCAGCACCTGCCGTGAAGTGCTGAACCGGGTGCCGGTCCATGCTGGCGATCTGTTCTTCATCCCCGCCGGCACCGTGCATGCCATCACCGCGGGGCTCCTGCTCTACGAGGTGCAGCAGAATTCGGACACCACCTTCCGCCTTTACGATTGGGATCGCGTAGACGCCGCGGGCAAGCCGCGCGCCTTGCATATCGCCGAAGCCGAGCAGGTGATCGATCTGCGCCGCCACTCCAAGCATCGCATCCCTCCCCTGCGCGTCAAGCGCGCGACCCATGAAGAGGAATACCGCGTGGCATGCGAATACTTCGCGATGGCCCGCTGGTCCCGTTTGCAGGGCGCGGCCGCGCTGGAGAACCGGGGCCGCTTCCGGGTGCTGACCTGCGTGGCGGGAGCCTTCGAGCTGGGCTGGGACGGCGGCGCCTTGGCCATCGGCAAAGGCGATACGGTGCTGGTTCCCGCGGCTTGCGAACGTCCGCGTTTGCGGGAAACGCAAAGCGGCGCCGAAATGCTGGTGAGCTGGCTGCCGATTGTCGGCGAAGAGATCTACGCGCCGCTGCGGGCGGCGGGATACTCCGATCAGGAGATCCGCGATCTCGGAGGCCTGGAAGGGCTGGCCTAG
- a CDS encoding STAS domain-containing protein: MEVRITSNESIALFIVKGKIGWDNSRILDAQIHKMVEKGCSHIIFNLDEVTFLCSGGIGALMYNMKKVQGGGGDIYIVSSSDYIQFLFATIGFNLIFSGRIFNSFEEFDDRVLQPKGLTLNLENSESSVINTGEHRFQDGAAKSAA, translated from the coding sequence ATGGAAGTGAGAATCACGAGCAATGAATCGATCGCCCTCTTCATCGTGAAGGGGAAGATCGGCTGGGACAACTCCCGCATCCTCGACGCCCAGATCCACAAGATGGTGGAGAAAGGGTGCTCGCACATCATCTTCAACCTGGACGAAGTCACCTTCCTGTGCAGCGGCGGCATCGGCGCGCTGATGTACAACATGAAGAAGGTCCAAGGAGGCGGAGGCGACATCTACATCGTCTCCAGCTCCGACTACATCCAATTCCTCTTCGCCACCATCGGCTTCAACCTGATCTTCAGCGGACGCATCTTCAACTCCTTCGAAGAGTTCGACGATCGCGTCCTCCAGCCGAAGGGCCTGACCCTCAACCTGGAAAACTCCGAGTCCTCCGTGATCAACACGGGCGAGCATCGTTTCCAGGACGGCGCCGCGAAGTCGGCCGCCTAA